A region from the Buteo buteo chromosome 19, bButBut1.hap1.1, whole genome shotgun sequence genome encodes:
- the CHPT1 gene encoding cholinephosphotransferase 1, which yields MAVRWALPTPLSPAQLKRLEQHRYSAAGRSLLEPWLQPYWAWLVEQVPLGLAPNAITLGGLLLNCLTALPLIACCPSATEQAPFWAYILGALGLFIYQSLDAIDGKQARRTNSSSPLGELFDHGCDSISTVFVVLGSCIAIRLGTNPDWLFFCCFVGLFMFYSAHWQTYVSGILRFGKVDVTEVQIAITMLLLISAYGGTAIWDYKVPLVGLELKFFAVFGILCGTALSFFNYFRVIFGGGVGKNGSTIAGTSVLSPGLHIGLLITLAIMIYKKSTTQLFEKHSCLYVLTFGFVNAKISQKLVVAHMTKSEICLQDSAFIGPGLLFLDQYFNSFIDEYIVLWIALFISLFDMLRYATGVCLQIAAHLHIHVFRISSHQAPEQVQVVSPLSHQNNMD from the exons ATGGCCGTGCGCTGGGCTCTGCCCACGCCCCTCAGCCCGGCTCAGCTGAAGCGCCTGGAGCAGCACCGCTACAGCGCGGCCGGGCGCTCGCTGTTGGAGCCTTGGCTGCAGCCCTACTGGGCCTGGCTGGTGGAGCAGGTCCCGCTGGGGTTGGCCCCCAACGCCATCACGCTGGGCGGCCTCCTGCTGAACTGCCTGACGGCGCTGCCGCTCATCGCCTGCTGCCCCAGCGCTACCGAGCAG GCACCTTTTTGGGCATACATCTTGGGTGCATTAGGACTTTTTATCTACCAGTCTCTGGATGCCATTGATGGGAAGCAAGCCAGAAGAACAAACAGTAGTTCTCCTCTAGGAGAACTCTTTGATCATGGTTGCGACTCTATTTCCACAG tttttgttgTCCTTGGATCCTGCATAGCAATCCGACTAGGAACAAATCCTGActggttgtttttctgttgttttgtgggACTGTTCATGTTCTATTCTGCTCACTGGCAGACATATGTATCAGGCATACTAAGGTTTGGAAA aGTTGATGTCACTGAAGTTCAGATAGCCATAACAATGCTGCTCTTGATATCTGCGTATGGTGGCACAGCAATATGGGACTATAAG GTCCCTTTGGTGGGCTTAGAACTGAAGTTCTTTGCAGTTTTTGGCATACTGTGCGGAacagcactttcttttttcaattactTCCGTGTCATCTTTGGTGGAGGGGTTGGAAAGAATGGATCTACAATAGCA GGAACAAGTGTTCTTTCACCAGGCCTGCACATTGGACTACTTATCACACTGGCCATTATGATCTACAAAAAGTCTACAACTCAGCTGTTTGAAAAACATTCTTGCCTGTATGTCTTGACATTTGGATTTGTGAATGCTAAAATCTCACAGAAGTTGGTG GTGGCTCACATGACAAAAAGTGAAATCTGTCTTCAGGACAGTGCATTTATTGGGCCAGGACTTCTGTTTTTGGACCAGTACTTCAACAGTTTCATTGATGAATATATTGTTCTATGGATAGCATTG tTCATATCCTTGTTTGATATGCTGAGATATGCCACTGGTGTATGCCTACAGATTGCTGCTCATCTTCATATACATGTCTTCAGAATTTCATCTCATCAAGCTCCTGAACAG GTACAAGTTGTTTCTCCATTGAGCCATCAGAATAACATGGACTGA